In Pseudorasbora parva isolate DD20220531a chromosome 9, ASM2467924v1, whole genome shotgun sequence, the following proteins share a genomic window:
- the ftr16 gene encoding LOW QUALITY PROTEIN: finTRIM family, member 16 (The sequence of the model RefSeq protein was modified relative to this genomic sequence to represent the inferred CDS: deleted 1 base in 1 codon): MAESSVSLAQDQFSCSVCLDLLKDPVTIPCGHSYCMSCITGCWDQGDQKGVYSCPQCRQTFTPRPVLGKNTMLAEVVEKLKKTKLQAARPAQCYSESGDVKCDACTGDKNKAIKSCLVCLNSYCQNHLEQHESLFKGKRHNLMDATGRLQEMICPQHEKLMEIYCRSEQKCICLLCLVDEHKNHDTVSAVAERTEKQIQLEEMQRKFRQRIQERQKELKELREAVESHKRSAQAAVKDSERIFTELIRSIERSRSEVTQLIRDQEKAAVSQAEGLLKRLEQEIDDLKKRDAVLEQLSHTDDHISFLQSFQSLSVPPGSTDSLSITVSSRLSFDDVCKSVSHLREKLEHFCREEIEKISDMVKYIEIVSNSEPKTREEFLQYFRRFTLDANTVYKYICLSEENRMITETNTDQGYPDHPDRFDSLTQVLCRESVCGRCYWEVEWNGRGVCISVSYKSVSRKGRGEECIFGYNDRSWSLNCFPSSYCKYSFCHNNTETELPVVSSSCRIGVYVDHNAGTLSFYSISDTMTLIHRVHTTFTQPLYAGFRVYGPVKLCDIKINDTKSYATTACDTINNIRTNGITFM, from the exons ATGGCAGAATCCAGTGTTTCTTTGGCACAGGATCAGTTCAGCTGTTCAGTCTGTCTGGATCTACTGAAGGATCCAGTGACCATTCCCTGTGGACACAGTTACTGTATGAGCTGTATTACAGGCTGCTGGGATCAGGGTGATCAGAAGGGAGTCTACAGCTGTCCTCAGTGCAGACAGACCTTCACTCCAAGACCAGTTTTAGGTAAAAACACCATGCTGGCTGAAGTGGTGGAGAAACTTAAGAAGACAAAACTACAAGCTGCTCGTCCTGCTCAATGTTACTCTGAATCTGGAGATGTGAAGTGTGATGCCTGTACTGGGGACAAAAACAAAGCCATCAAGTCCTGTCTGGTGTGTCTGAACTCTTACTGTCAAAATCATCTTGAACAACATGAGAGTCTCTTTAAAGGTAAGCGACACAATCTGATGGATGCCACTGGACGACTGCAGGAGATGATCTGCCCTCAACATGAGAAATTGATGGAGATTTACTGCCGTAGTGAACAGAAGTGCATTTGTTTGCTGTGTTTGGTGGATGAACACAAAAATCATGACACTGTATCAGCTGTTGCAGAGAGGACTGAGAAACAG ATACAGTTGGAGGAAATGCAGAGAAAATTCCGCCAGAGAATCCAGGAGAGACAGAAGGAGCTTAAGGAGCTGAGAGAGGCTGTGGAGTCTCACAAG CGCTCTGCACAGGCAGCAGTGAAGGACAGTGAGAGGATCTTTACTGAGCTGATCCGCTCCATTGAGAGAAGCCGCTCTGAGGTGACACAGCTGATCAGAGATCAGGAAAAGGCTGCAGTGAGTCAAGCTGAAGGACtcttgaagagactggagcagGAGATTGATGATCTGAAGAAGAGAGACGCTGTGCTGGAGCAGCTTTCACACACAGACGATCATATCAGTTTCCTGCAG AGTTTCCAGTCTCTCTCTGTCCCTCCTGGATCTACAGACTCACTCAGCATCACTGTCAGTTCTCGTCTCTCTTTTGATGATGTCTGTAAATCTGTGTCTCATCTGAGAGAGAAACTGGAGCATTTCTGCAGAGAGGAGATAGAAAAGATATCTGATATGG TAAAATACATCGAGATTGTATCCAACTCTGAACCAAAGACAAGAGAGGAGTTTCTACAAT ATTTCCGTCGGTTCACGCTGGATGCAAACACAGTCTATAAATACATATGTTTGTCTGAGGAGAACAGAATGATTACTGAAACTAACACAGACCAGGGGTATCCTGATCATCCAGACAGATTTGATAGTTTGACTCAGGTGTTgtgtagagagagtgtgtgtggacgCTGTTACTGGGAGGTTGAGTGGAATGGGAGAGGAGTGTGTATATCAGTGTCATATAAGAGTGTCAGCAGGAAGGGACGG GGGGAGGAATGTATATTTGGATATAATGATCGGTCTTGGAGTTTGAATTGCTTTCCCTCCAGTTACTGCAAATACTCATTCTGTCACAATAACACAGAGACTGAACTCCCAGTAGTCTCCAGCTCCTGTAGAATAGGAGTGTATGTGGATCACAATGCAGGAACTCTGTCCTTCTACAGCATCTCTGACACAATGACCCTTATTCACAGAGTCCACACCACATTCACTCAACCTCTCTATGCTGGGTTTAGAGTTTATGGACCAGTGAAACTGTGTGATATCAAAATAAATGATACAAAGTCATATGCTACTACAGCATGTGATACTATCAATAATATAAGGACAAATGGTATCACATTTATGTAA